One genomic window of Pagrus major chromosome 22, Pma_NU_1.0 includes the following:
- the mep1a.2 gene encoding meprin A subunit alpha: MGSGDGLRTIAALIGVLVVLKVQAVPTRSDGDADAGELREDIPDINKGLKHLFEGDIAGNPSRNAIVDEKRRWKFPIPYILTDSLDLNAKGVILQAFEEYRLRTCVDFKPYEGESSYISFAKLSGCWSYVGDDKVGQNLSIGARCDTKAIVQHELLHALGFYHEQSRSDRDDYVKIWWDQIEEGMEHNFNKYEDDFITDMNTPYDYESIMHYRPLSFNKNESIPTITTTIPYFNDVIGQRLDFSPVDITRVNRMYDCANTLTLLDQCSFELNNICGMIQNEGDDADWVQTLSSPSDTDQTLAGLCRDSGYFMKFDTSAGAAGNSALLESRILYPKRDEQCLEFFYKMTGAAGDKLVIWVRTDDGTGVVRSVRKIHTITGDGDDEWKIAHVTLKVTKKFRYFFQGIRGSSSSSGAILIDDISLSETVCPNAVWQIRNFTNILATTPPGASIKSECFYNSEGYSFGISVYPNGRDSANSDHVGMTMHLCSGENDAVLEWPAANRQMTISTMDQNPDIKLRMSNTRSFTTDNHTRWNRPTAASGAVFDPACKCYRGPEFGWTNFHSHWHMHVKHFLKHAHLIIHALLHDLTPLIKVEINIHSAASNNDLPDEKPISEVEMRQEAPKHREARAVNPCRPNPCLNGGACLESGGRASCRCASTQTTYYTGKMCEDLNVDKGILGALVGGAAGTVVLTLAIFSVIRRAQ, encoded by the exons ATGGGCTCCGGAGACGGACTGAGGACGATTGCTGCACTGATTGGAGTCCTTGTGGTGTTGAAG GTGCAAGCTGTCCCGACACGTTCCG ATGGTGACGCGGATGCTGGTGAACTGAGGGAAGACATACCTGATATTAATAAAG GGTTGAAACACCTTTTTGAGGGCGACATCGCTGGGAAT CCCAGCAGAAATGCAATCGTCGATGAAAAAAGGAGATGGAAGTTTCCCATCCCCTACATCTTAACTGACTCTTTAG ATCTGAATGCTAAAGGTGTGATCCTCCAGGCTTTTGAGGAGTACCGTTTGAGAACCTGTGTGGACTTCAAGCCCTACGAGGGCGAGTCCAGCTACATCTCCTTTGCCAAGCTGTCCGG ATGCTGGTCATATGTCGGAGACGATAAAGTAGGACAGAATCTGTCCATTGGTGCCAGGTGCGACACTAAGGCCATTGTGCAGCACGAGCTCCTCCACGCTCTGGGCTTTTACCACGAACAGTCGCGCTCAGATAGAGACGACTATGTCAAAATCTGGTGGGACCAGATTGAGGAAG GGATGGAGCACAATTTCAACAAGTACGAGGACGACTTCATCACCGACATGAACACGCCGTATGATTATGAGTCCATCATGCACTACAGGCCGCTGTCCTTCAACAAGAACGAAAGCATCCCAACAATCACCACCACCATACCGTACTTTAATGATGTCATCGGCCAGCGGCTGGACTTCAGTCCTGTGGATATCACCAGGGTCAACCGCATGTATGACTGTG CCAACACACTCACTCTCCTGGACCAGTGCTCCTTTGAGCTGAACAACATCTGTGGAATGATCCAGAACGAGGGTGACGACGCCGACTGGGTCCAGACGCTGAGCAGTCCATCTGACACAGACCAAACCCTGGCAGGGCTCTGCAGAG ATTCTGGCTACTTCATGAAGTTTGACACATCTGCCGGCGCAGCTGGAAACAGTGCCTTGCTGGAGTCACGCATCCTTTATCCCAAGAGAGACGAGCAGTGCCTGGAGTTCTTCTACAAGATGACCGGAGCAGCTGGAGACAAACTGGTGATATGGGTCAGGACCGATGACGGGACAGGAGTCGTACGCAGTGTCAGGAAGATCCACACCATTACAG gtgatggagatgatgaaTGGAAAATAGCCCACGTGACTCTCAAGGTGACGAAGAAGTTCCGCTATTTCTTCCAGGGCATCAGAGGATCGTCTAGCTCCTCGGGGGCCATCTTAATCGACGACATCAGCCTCTCTGAGACTGTGTGCCCAAATGCTGTCTGGCAAATCCGCAACTTCACCAACATTCTCGCCACCACTCCTCCTGGCGCTTCGATTAAGAGCGAGTGCTTCTACAACTCGGAGGGATACTCGTTCGGTATCAGTGTTTACCCAAATGGGAGAGACAGTGCCAACTCAGACCATGTCGGCATGACCATGCACCTCTGCAGCGGGGAAAATGATGCCGTGTTGGAGTGGCCGGCCGCTAACAGGCAGATGACCATCTCTACCATGGACCAGAACCCCGATATAAAACTGAGGATGTCTAATACAAGAAGCTTCACCACAG ACAACCACACCCGCTGGAACAGACCTACAGCGGCTTCAGGAGCCGTGTTCGATCCAGCCTGCAAGTGTTACCGCGGCCCAGAATTCGGCTGGACCAACTTTCACAGTCACTGGCATATGCACGTAAAGCACTTCCTGAAGCACGCTCACCTCATCATCCATGCACTCCTCCACG ATCTGACCCCCCTGATCAAGGTTGAGATTAACATCCATTCAGCCGCATCAAATAACGACCTCCCAGATGAGAAGCCAATCAGCGAGGTGGAAATGAGACAGGAGGCTCCAAAACACAGAGAAGCTCGTGCCGTCAACCCCTGTCGCCCCAACCCTTGTTTAAATGGAGGCGCGTGTTTGGAGAGCGGAGGGAGAGCCtcatgcag GTGTGCATCGACTCAGACCACCTACTACACCGGTAAAATGTGTGAGGACCTGAACGTGGACAAAGGCATTCTGGGAGCTCTGGTTGGCGGCGCAGCAGGAACCGTAGTTCTTACACTGGCCATCTTCAGCGTCATCAGGAGAGCTCAGTGA
- the LOC141017947 gene encoding alpha-1,6-mannosyl-glycoprotein 2-beta-N-acetylglucosaminyltransferase, whose protein sequence is MRFRLHKKNLLALLGVSFVVVTLLVSTRVLLVSDNDVTQGNPAVRPGDAVKFVFGSQPELTRSVYNANYKQCVLNADKFPGEPQLVLVVQVHNRPEYLRLLIRSLEKAAEVHSFLLIFSHDYFSEEINAIVQGITFCKVLQIYFPFSTQLYPGEFPGQDPRDCPRDMSKDSALKAGCLNAEHPDSYGHYREAFITQTKHHWWWKLHFVWERVQAMQGYSGFVIFLEEDNYILPDFYHFYKSMIGFRKSSCPDCDMLALGNHNGLADFTRLSNKVLTAGWMSTKHNIGMAISREVYYKLMGCNVDFCTYDDYNWDWTLQHLSGGCISKPLKVLVAQGTRVLHTGDCGLHQKENCRPEWASQKVEEGLQTAKDSLFPPSLVLNGAEAVEHKAHMKNGGWGDIRDHSLCKNYAKL, encoded by the coding sequence ATGAGGTTCCGGCTGCACAAGAAGAATCTGCTGGCGCTGCTGGGTGTTTCCTTCGTGGTCGTGACGCTCCTGGTGTCGACGCGCGTGTTGTTGGTGTCCGATAATGACGTCACTCAGGGAAATCCGGCCGTGCGTCCTGGCGACGCGGTGAAGTTCGTGTTCGGCTCGCAGCCGGAGCTGACCCGGTCCGTTTACAATGCCAACTACAAACAGTGCGTGCTCAACGCGGACAAGTTCCCCGGGGAGCCTCAGCTGGTTCTGGTCGTGCAGGTCCACAACAGGCCTGAATACCTCAGACTGCTCATCAGGTCCCTGGAGAAAGCTGCTGAGGTCCACAGCTTCCTGCTCATCTTCAGCCATGACTACTTTTCAGAGGAAATAAACGCCATTGTGCAGGGGATAACTTTCTGCAAAGTGCTGCAGATCTATTTCCCCTTCAGCACTCAGCTGTATCCTGGTGAGTTTCCCGGGCAGGATCCACGAGACTGCCCCCGAGACATGTCCAAGGACAGCGCTCTTAAAGCAGGATGCCTCAACGCAGAGCACCCGGACTCCTACGGGCACTACAGGGAGGCCTTCATCACTCAGACCAAACACCACTGGTGGTGGAAACTGCACTTTGTGTGGGAGCGAGTGCAGGCGATGCAGGGATACAGCGGCTTTGTCATCTTTCTGGAGGAGGACAACTACATCCTGCCTGACTTTTACCACTTCTATAAATCAATGATCGGGTTCAGGAAGAGCAGCTGTCCGGATTGTGACATGCTGGCTTTGGGTAATCACAACGGCCTGGCTGATTTCACCAGACTGTCCAATAAAGTGCTGACCGCTGGCTGGATGTCCACTAAACACAACATCGGCATGGCCATCTCCAGGGAGGTGTACTACAAGCTGATGGGCTGCAACGTCGACTTCTGCACCTACGACGACTATAACTGGGACTGGACTCTGCAGCACCTCTCGGGCGGCTGCATATCCAAACCCCTTAAAGTGCTTGTGGCGCAGGGCACCAGGGTTCTCCACACAGGAGACTGTGGCCTTCACCAGAAGGAGAACTGCAGGCCAGAATGGGCTTCacagaaggtggaggagggccTTCAGACGGCCAAGGACAGCctctttcctccatctcttGTTCTGAATGGTGCAGAAGCAGTGGAGCACAAGGCACACATGAAGAACGGAGGGTGGGGAGACATTCGAGACCATAGTCTGTGCAAAAACTACGCCAAACTGTAA
- the mep1a.1 gene encoding meprin A, alpha (PABA peptide hydrolase), tandem duplicate 1, translating to MMVERVLLWFGLVALATSHAIPVSPVVYEVYENGEDENPILNKGSDANLIEGDILIPKGKNAMTDTRYRWKFPIPYILGDDLDLNAKGCVHQAFEMYRLKSCIDFKPYEGEKTYIKFEKRGGCFSSVGDQQTGQILSLGSGCDHKAVIEHELLHALGFYHEQSRTDRDDYVDIWLDQVLPGLDHNFNKYNDDYITDQNTAYDYESVMHYRPFSFNKNESIPTITTKIPEFYNIIGQYLDFSEMDTLRLNRMYNCSGPLTLLDQCAFEKASVCGMIQAASDEADWVHTKSSVGSEDHTLLGRCRDAGFFMHFSTKAGKPEESALLESRTLYPKRKLQCLQFFYKMTGSTKDRLVIWVKMDDGTGTIRKMKKLHTFHADSDHTWKIAHVPMEVGVKFRYSFQAVRGDPSASTGGIYLDDISLTETRCPNAVWRIQNFSKIMETADVNTVIDSPRFYSPEGYAYGVRVMPRTSYSDYTGDYTGLYFHLASGENDVVMQWPAVNRQATLVVMDQDPDIKLRMSTARSLTTDRTAASDGQLIWDNPSKVGTFDPSCECFRGSSFGWRNFVKHFDLGRRNYLKNDDLIIFVDFEDITSLVKTEVPIQPVE from the exons ATGATGGTGGAGAGAGTGCTGTTATGGTTTGGACTTGTGGCTCTGGCCACTTCACACGCA atACCGGTTTCCCCCGTGGTATATG aGGTGTATGAGAATGGTGAGGATGAGAACCCCATCCTAAACAAAG GTTCAGATGCCAACCTGATTGAAGGGGACATTTTAATTCCT AAAGGGAAGAATGCCATGACTGACACAAGATACAGATGGAAATTTCCAATCCCTTACATTCTGGGTGATGATTTGG ATCTGAATGCGAAGGGCTGCGTCCACCAGGCTTTTGAAATGTATCGTCTGAAGTCTTGCATTGACTTCAAGCCTTATGAGGGAGAGAAGACGTACATCAAGtttgaaaagagaggagg GTGTTTCTCCTCGGTTGGTGACCAACAGACCGGTCAGATCCTGTCTTTGGGTTCTGGCTGTGACCACAAGGCTGTGATTGAACATGAACTGCTCCACGCTCTGGGATTTTACCACGAACAGTCCCGCACAGACAGGGATGACTATGTTGACATCTGGCTGGATCAGGTTTTACCAG GACTGGATCATAACTTCAACAAATACAACGATGACTACATCACTGATCAAAACACGGCCTACGACTACGAGTCTGTCATGCATTACAGGCCCTTCTCTTTCAACAAGAACGAATCCATCCCCACGATCACCACCAAAATCCCAGAGTTCTACAACATCATTGGCCAGTACCTCGACTTCAGTGAGATGGACACCCTCAGGCTCAACCGAATGTACAACTGCT CTGGTCCTCTCACCCTGCTGGACCAATGCGCCTTTGAGAAAGCCAGCGTCTGTGGGATGATCCAGGCCGCCTCCGATGAAGCTGACTGGGTCCACACCAAGAGCAGCGTTGGTTCTGAGGATCACACACTCCTGGGAAGATGCAGAG ATGCTGGGTTCTTCATGCACTTCAGTACCAAGGCTGGGAAGCCTGAGGAGTCTGCGCTGCTCGAGTCCCGAACCCTCTACCccaagaggaagctgcagtgTCTGCAGTTCTTCTACAAGATGACTGGAAGCACCAAGGACAGGCTGGTGATCTGGGTCAAGATGGATGACGGCACAGGCACCATTCGCAAAATGAAGAAACTACATACCTTTCATG CGGATTCTGACCACACGTGGAAGATCGCCCACGTCCCGATGGAGGTTGGGGTGAAATTCCGCTACTCTTTCCAAGCCGTGCGCGGGGATCCTTCTGCATCCACTGGTGGCATCTACCTCGACGACATCAGCCTGACTGAGACCCGCTGCCCCAACGCAGTGTGGAGGATCCAGAACTTCTCCAAGATCATGGAAACGGCTGACGTCAACACAGTTATTGACAGCCCTCGTTTCTACAGCCCTGAAGGCTACGCTTACGGGGTCCGTGTCATGCCTCGGACAAGTTACTCTGATTACACGGGGGACTACACCGGGCTGTACTTCCACCTGGCCAGTGGGGAAAACGATGTGGTGATGCAGTGGCCAGCAGTGAACAGACAGGCCACCTTGGTGGTGATGGACCAAGACCCAGACATTAAGCTGCGGATGTCCACTGCTCGCAGCCTTACGACTGATAGGACGGCGG CATCAGATGGACAGCTGATCTGGGACAATCCCTCCAAGGTGGGGACGTTTGACCCTTCCTGTGAATGCTTCAGAGGTTCATCGTTCGGCTGGAGGAactttgtgaagcactttgaccTCGGGCGGCGTAATTACCTCAAGAACGATGACCTCATCATCTTTGTTGACTTTGAAG ATATAACATCACTGGTAAAAACAGAAGTTCCCATTCAGCCAGTGGAGTGA
- the LOC141018209 gene encoding uncharacterized protein, whose amino-acid sequence MNNSHQEASPDTQETEFGNPAVSKQRRTIHFSSGETLEEEDSEEEEEQSSDRPPFREPAQRVSFSFKNVAFLVGRISLLTCDFLGERLAGALGLKAAKYQYAIDQYHRDHKTTSSQATDDLRDGQAETFHLSHGVDGAQYGATGDSRSPESRDEKHMDRNEGRHNRGYQEDEHCLE is encoded by the exons ATGAACAACAGCCACCAGGAA GCATCACCAGACACCCAGGAAACAGAGTTTGGGAATCCTGCAGTGTCCAAACAGAGGAGGACCATCCACTTCTCCAGCGGTGAAactctggaggaggaagacagtgaggaggaggaggagcagtcgTCGGACAGGCCTCCCTTCAGAGAACCTGCACAGAGG GTCAGCTTCTCATTCAAGAATGTGGCCTTTCTGGTTGGGAGGATTTCCCTGCTGA CTTGTGATTTCCTTGGAGAGAGACTGGCTGGTGCACTGGGACTGAAGGCAGCCAAATACCAGTACGCCATAGACCAATATCATCGTGACCACAAG ACAACAAGCAGCCAAGCCACAGACGATCTCAGGGACGGACAGGCGGAGACCTTCCACCTCTCTCACGGCGTGGACGGAGCTCAGTACGGAGCCACGGGAGACTCCAGATCGCCTGAGAGCCGTGATGAGAAACACATGGACAGGAACGAAGGACGTCACAACAGAGGCTATCAAGAAGACGAGCACTGTTTGGAATAA
- the brox gene encoding BRO1 domain-containing protein BROX, giving the protein MAHWFHRNPLKATAPVSFNFYGVAGSPAANKICNDLRTTRARLLEMFTDVTCNPEIMKNATDAYFSLLQGFISSLDGTTQENKMRFIQNFKWTDTLQGNTPSAQQDAVFELVSMAFNVAVWYTKFASRLAGKENITEPEAKDVHRSLKVAAGIFKNLKEVHIPRLITPAEKGRDLEPRVIDAYIIQCQAEAQEVTIARAIELKHNATLIAALSFETANFYQKADHTLNTLEPECSSKWRKYLQLKQHFYMAYAYCYHGQTLLATDKCGEAIRSLQEAEKCYSRAEALCKEYRQTKGPGTTAKPSEQLFFLKLGGVIKNTLEKCQRENGFIYFHKVPAEAPQLELKASYGLAEPVPFELPPLSEQCSAEVYATFDLTKGAKNDKAKPKEEEVKPVKEPDLKPQKDTGCVIS; this is encoded by the exons ATGGCACATTGGTTTCACAGAAACCCGCTGAAGGCAACAGCGCCTGTGTCCTTTAATTTCTATGGAGTGGCCGGAAGCCCTGCAGCCAATAAGATATGCAA TGACCTGAGGACAACCAGGGCAAGGCTGCTGGAGATGTTCACTGATGTCACCTGCAACCCTGAGATCATGAAAAATGCCACAGATGCATACTTCTCTCTCCTACAAG GCTTTATCTCATCTTTGGATGGAACTACACAGGAGAACAAGATGAGGTTCATCCAGAACTTCAAGTGGACCGACACcttacaaggaaacacaccaAG TGCCCAGCAGGATGCAGTCTTTGAACTGGTCTCCATGGCCTTCAACGTAGCCGTCTGGTACACCAAGTTTGCCTCGAGACTAGCAGGGAAAGAAAA CATAACAGAGCCTGAAGCTAAAGATGTCCACCGGAGTCTGAAAGTTGCTGCGGGTATATTCAAAAACCTCAAG GAGGTCCACATCCCTCGTCTCATCACACCTGCTGAGAAAGGCCGAGACCTGGAGCCCAGAGTGATTGATGCATACATCATCCAGTGCCAGGCAGAGGCCCAAGAAG TGACGATTGCCAGAGCGATTGAACTGAAGCACAACGCCACACTCATCGCAGCGCTCTCATTTGAGACGGCAAACTTCTATCAGAAAGCTG ACCACACATTGAACACCTTGGAGCCAGAGTGCAGTAGCAAGTGGAGGAAGTATCTTCAGCTGAAGCAGCACTTTTACATGGCTTAT gCGTACTGCTATCATGGACAGACACTGCTGGCCACTGACAAGTGTGGTGAGGCTATACGATCTCTCCAGGAGGCAGAAAAGT GCTACTCCCGTGCTGAGGCGCTGTGTAAAGAGTACCGTCAGACCAAAGGCCCGGGCACCACAGCCAAGCCATCGGAGCAGTTGTTCTTCCTCAAACTGGGCGGcgtcattaaaaacacactggagaAGTGCCAAAGAGAAAATGGCTTCAT ATACTTCCACAAGGTCCCAGCTGAGGCGCCCCAGCTGGAGTTGAAGGCGAGTTATGGCCTGGCAGAGCCGGTCCCCTTCGAGCTGCCGCCTCTCAGTGAGCAGTGCTCCGCCGAGGTCTATGCCACCTTTGACCTGACCAAGGGAGCCAAAAATGACAAG GCCAAAcccaaggaggaggaggtgaaaccGGTGAAGGAGCCAGATTTGAAGCCTCAGAAGGACACAGGCTGCGTGATCTCCTAA